The following coding sequences lie in one Montipora foliosa isolate CH-2021 chromosome 11, ASM3666993v2, whole genome shotgun sequence genomic window:
- the LOC137977667 gene encoding uncharacterized protein produces the protein METSRISRGMISSRNELSSPPCTTANYDGIESSENNIWEIKEGSTNFKQDKEKGRSNCCEANDIAWQRNGSATNISCVSKQVLTAVKTNAVAFHIPAGQAVCKPPPKRFCNQTNEGRENVSLEFLTEKQKLAERRKNQLLEQRLKRIHERQEAARKLAHNVEILLHQRFIAGAGRDLSQQITPQMTSSELLATARHVAKDFSRLKCQMRKDFDFQQETNNNNISQKAPRCSRTHQIKKHSQEEGSTNNNNRSVAFTVSFNDDKQPLPEVPKTLQMLSKAKKSRLTAQDLEEKQRKAEERRNQKRQDKVSRVIANREALLKLASDLNTFMTWNDPEQCSLANGGDDKAPRHQYQAAELANDIADSFDQLSQRYTKDLKQAEGYSFSW, from the exons ATGGAAACTTCAAGGATCTCCCGTGGAATGATTTCATCCCGTAATGAACTTTCGTCGCCACCGTGCACAACGGCAAATTAT GATGGAATTGAAAGTTCAGAAAACAACATATGGGAAATCAAAGAAGGAAGTACCAATTTCAagcaagacaaagaaaaagggAGAAGTAACTGTTGTGAAGCCAATGACATTGCTTGGCAAAGGAATGGATCAGCAACTAATATTTCTTGTGTATCCAAACAAGTATTGACGGCAGTGAAGACCAATGCTGTGGCTTTCCATATCCCTGCAGGACAAGCAGTTTGTAAACCCCCTCCTAAACGTTTCTGCAACCAGACAAATGAAGGACGGGAAAATGTCAGTTTGGAATTTCTCACTGAGAAACAAAAACTGGCTGAAAGACGAAAGAAT CAACTTCTGGAGCAGCGACTAAAGAGAATCCATGAACGACAAGAAGCCGCAAGAAAGCTTGCACATAATGTAGAAATCCTTCTTCACCAGAGATTCATTGCAGGAGCTGGAAGAGATCTCAGCCAACAAATTACACCCCAAATGACCTCTTCAGAACTATTAGCCACTGCAAGGCATGTTGCCAAAGATTTTAGCAGGTTAAAATGCCAGATGAGAAAAGACTTTGATTTTCAACAAGagaccaacaacaacaatatctCACAGAAAGCACCAAGATGTTCAAGGACTCACCAGATAAAGAAGCACAGCCAAGAGGAAGGTTCTACCAATAACAACAACAGGAGTGTTGCATTCACGGTTAGCTTCAACGATGACAAACAGCCACTGCCTGAGGTTCCCAAAACACTACAAATGCTAAGTAAGGCAAAGAAAAGCAGGCTCACGGCTCAAGATTTagaagaaaagcaaagaaaggctGAGGAAAGACGAAAT CAAAAACGACAGGACAAAGTCAGTAGGGTTATAGCCAATCGTGAAGCACTTCTCAAGCTGGCCTCAGACCTAAACACATTCATGACATGGAATGATCCAGAACAATGCAGCCTTGCTAATGGTGGAGATGACAAAGCACCAAGACATCAATACCAGGCAGCGGAATTAGCAAATGATATTGCCGACAGCTTTGACCAATTAAGTCAAAGGTACACCAAAGATTTAAAGCAAGCTGAAGGATATTCCTTTTCCTGGTAG
- the LOC137975199 gene encoding mitochondrial fission process protein 1-like, giving the protein MTRQWDNDGMADQEEISNIRTARDVDIYRDTPLRYLGYANEFGEAFRSHIPRLIYFGSYAVASTYCLADSIDKGRRCYQQSSHLNSYLQKRKAAETAVEAAIWQGLASVIIPGFTINRICAASRFTLRRFVHRMPHGAQMWVTTVVGLSAIPIIIKPIDRLVDHVMDGLIEVSRKLGISHQLDHSHK; this is encoded by the exons ATGACAAGACAATGGGATAATGATGGAATGGCGGATCAAGAGGAAATTTCAAATATCAGAACAGCCAGAGATGTTGATATTTACAGGGATACGCCGTTAAGATATCTAG GTTACGCCAATGAATTTGGTGAAGCGTTCCGATCTCACATCCCTCGGCTGATTTACTTTGGAAGTTATGCGGTTGCGTCAACATATTGCTTGGCAGATTCTATTGACAAGGGTAGACGGTGTTACCAACAAAGTTCCCACTTGAATAGTTACCTACAGAAAAGGAAGGCAGCTGAAACAGCTGTGGAGGCTGCCATCTGGCAGGGTCTAGCATCTGTAATAATCCCAGGCTTTACAATAAATAGGATTTGTGCAGCATCCAGGTTTACGCTGAGAAGATTTGTACATAGGATGCCCCATGGGGCACAAATGTGGGTCACTACAGTGGTTGGTCTCAGTGCAATTCCTATTATTATTAAACCCATTGACAG ACTTGTTGATCATGTGATGGATGGCTTGATTGAAGTCTCAAGAAAACTTGGAATTTCTCATCAACTGGATCACAGCcacaaatag